The region CGCCGCCGTCATGATCGGCAAGGCGCTGGGCGCACGGGTGATCGCGGCGGCGAGCAGCGAGGAGAAGCTGGCCCTCTGCCGCGAGCACGGAGCTGACGAGACGCTGAACTACAGCTCGGAGGACCTGCGCGAGCGGATCAAAGCACTGACGGGAGGCAAAGGACCGGACGTGATTTTCGACCCGGTGGGCGGCGACTTCGCGGAGGCGGCCTTCCGCTCCATCGGCTGGGGCGGGCGGTACCTCGTGGTGGGGTTCGCGGGGGGCGGCATTCCGAAACTGCCGCTAAATCTGCCGCTGCTCAAGGGCGCGTCGCTGGTGGGCGTGTTCTGGGGCGAGTTCGCCCGCCGCGACCCCCGCGCCAATGCCCGCAACCTCGCCCGGCTGCTGGGGTGGGTGGCAGACGGGACCGTGCGGCCCCTGATCAGCGAACGCTACCCGCTGGAGCGCACCCCGGAAGCGCTGCGGGCACTGCTGGAGCGGCGGGTCACCGGCAAGGTGGTCGTCACCCCTTGACCCCGCTGACCTTCTACACGACCGCCGAACTCGCGCGGGAGGCGGGCGTGACCCGGCGCACGGTCATGCATTACGCCGACCTCGGCCTGCTGACCCCCGATCAGGTGACGGTGTCGGGGCGAGCGCTCTACGGCCCCTACGCGCTGCGGCTGCTGCGCGACGTGCTGGATCTGCGGGCGCTGGGCGTGCCCCTCGACGAGGCCCGCGACATGGTGACCCTGCGCCGGGCCACGCATACCCTCGACGGCACCTATCGCCGCGACTGGACCCGCGCCGACATCCCCCTCTCGGACGAGCAGCTGCGCGTCATTCACGCCCGGCTGCGGCTGTTGCAGGAAGCCTACGCCCGCCAGGCCGAGGGCCTGGCCCGCTTCGACCGCTGGCTCACCAAGCGGTTTACCGGGGGCGAGGTGGAACCGCTGGACCCGGAGGCGCTGGAGGGGGAGGAGCAGGCTCAGCCAGGTGGCCTATAGGGAGGGGAATCGGTGACGAGAGGGACTACACTCTCCCGGTGACGTCCGGCCCGGCCTCTTCCTCCCCCACCCCGCGCACCAGCGAACTCGGCCCCCTGGTACGGCTCGCGGGGCCGGTGATCGTGTCGCAGTTTGCGGCCAATGCGCTCACGCTGATTTCCACGGCGGTGATCGGTCGGCTGGGCACCCCGGAGCTGGCGGCGGCGGCCTACGCGAACGCCACCTACTACCTGCTGTTCCTGATCCTGAGCGGGATCATGCTGGCGGTGGGGCCACGGGCGGCGCAGGCGCATGGGGCGGGGAATCCGGCGGGCGTCGCCCTCGCCCTGCGCGGGGGCCTGCGGCTGGCCCTGGGCCTGACGGCGATTGCCTTGCCGCTGATGTGGGGCATCGCGGCGATCTTGCCCGGCCTCGCGCCCGAAGGCGTGCGCGGTGACCTCGCGGCGAGCTACTTGCGGCTCTACGCGCTGGGGATGCTGCCGGTGCTCGCCTTCGTGGCCCTGCGGGGGGCGCTGGAGGGCACCGGGCAGCCCCGCGTGGTCACGGTGACGGCGCTGGGCGGGGTGACGGTCGTCGCCTTCCTGAGTCCGGCCCTCGCCTTTGGGTGGGGGCCGCTGCCTGCGCTGGGGCTGCCAGGAGCCGCCGCCGCGAGCGCCGTGACCGCGTGGGCGATGGCGCTGACGCTGCTGCCAGTCGCGCTGCGCCGCTTTCCCGCCGTGCCAGGAAGCCGGGTGGGGCCAGAGGTGGGGGCACTGCTGCGCCTGGGCTGGCCCATCGGCCTGACGCTGGGGGCCGAGGGGGGCATGTTCAGCGTGACCTCGCTGCTGATGGCGAGGTTCGGGGCCGAGGCGCTCGCGGCGCACAACGTGGCGCTTCAGGTCATCACGGCGGTGTTCATGGTGCCGCTGGGGCTCTCGACCGCCACCGGCATCCGGGTGGCCCAGGCGGCGGGCGGTGGTGAAGCGGGCCGGGTGCGCCGCGCCGGGCTGACTGGGATCGGGCTGGCGGCGGCCGTCATGCTGGCCTTCGCCGCACTGGAACTGCTGGCGCCCCGGCTGGTGCTGGGGGTGTTCGTGGACGCCGGGGACCCGGCGAACGCGGCGCTGCTGGCGACCGGCGCGAGTCTGCTCACCATCGCCGCCCTCTTCCAGACGGTCGACGGGGTGCAGGTCACCGCGAACGCGGCGCTGCGCGGCCTGCAAGACACCCGCGTACCGCTGCTGATCTCGCTCGCGTCGTACTGGGGGGTAGGGCTGGGGGTGGGGTCGCTGCTCGCCTTCGGGCTGGGGTTGGGACCGCGCGGGCTGTGGTTCGGGCTGACGGCGGGGCTGAGTATGGCGGCCGTAGCGCTGCTGTGGAGGTTCTTGAAACGTAGCCAAGGCCGTTCTCTGGGGAACTGAAGCCGCTCTCCCGCATCTAGAGGAACGAGCTGCGCTCACCCGAGCGGCCCACAAAAGGCCCCCTCCACTTCCGGTAGGGGGCCTTGTCTATGCTTCCGGGCTACCCTTTCCCGCGCAGGTCCGTCACCCGCCGCAGCTTACCCCCCTCGCTGCGGGGCAGAGAGCCGGGCACGCACAGCTCGCAACGTACGGTCACGCCCACCTGAACCTTGACCAGCCGCTCGATTTCGGTCCGCAGCGCGACGGTTTCCTCCCCCGCCTCGACGCGCAGCAGCAGGTCATCGCGGGTGCCCGTGCGGGTCAGGACCACGTGGTAATGGGGGCTGACCTGCCCCATGCCGACCAGCACGGCCTCAAGCTGGGTGGGGTAGACGTTGACCCCCCGCAGGATAATCAGGTCGTCGGCGCGGCCCCGGATGCCGTCCATGCGGCGCACCGTGCGTCCGGTGGCGTTGGGCTCGGTGGCCTCCGGCAGCAGGCGCGTGATGTCGCCCGTCCAGTAGCGCAGCATGGGCAGGGCGGTGCGGCTGATGGATGAAAGCACGAGCACGCCCCACTCGCCGTCGGGCAGCACCTCGCCTGTCTCGGGGTCCACGATCTCGGGGTAAAAGTGGTCCTCCCAGAGGTAGCTGCCGCGCTGCTCGGCCGCGTCCTCGTTGGAGACGCCGGGGCCGATGATCTCGGACAGGCCGTAGATGTTGGTCGCCGTAACACCCAGCCGGGCCTCGACCTCGCGGCGGGTCTTCTCTGTCCAGGGCTCGGCGCCCAACACCGCGTAGCGGAGGGAAGTGTCCCCTGGCCGCACGCCCCGGCGGGTGAACTCGTCCGCGAGGACCAGGGCGTAGCTCGGCGTGCAGGCGATCACCTCGGGTTCGAGGTCGAGAATCAGGCTGACCTGCCGCTCAGTGCCGCCGCCGGAGACGGGGACAGTGCACAGGCCCAGCCGCTCGGCGCCGCCGTGCAGCCCCAGCCCTCCGGTAAACAGCCCGTAGCCGTAGGCATTGTGAAAGGTCATGCCCGGCCGCGCCCCCGCCGCGTAGAGCGAGCGGGCCACAACTTCCGCGAACACGGCGAGGTCGTTCTCGTCGTAGGCGACCACGGTGGGCTTGCCGGTGGTGCCGCTGCTGGCGTGCAGGCGGCGCAATTCGTGGCGCGGCACGGCGCTGAGACCCAGGGGGTAGTGGTCGCGCAGGTCGCTCTTGCGGGTCAGCGGAAAGCGGGCGAGGTCGCCCAGGGTCCGCAGGTCGTCCGGGGTGACCCCCACCGCCTCAAAGCGGGCGCGGTGGGCGGGCACGCGCTCGTGCATCCGGGCGGCGGTCGCCTGAAGGCGGGCAAGTTGCAGGGCGCGGAGGTCGGGGAGGGGCATGCCCTCACGGTCGGGCTGGAACATCGGGCCTCCAGTCGGCAGCAGTGTCACCCACAGCGTCGTGATCGGAAACAGGGAAGGCAGGCAGGAGGGCCGGGTCGCCCACCACCTTGCCAGGGTTAAGGAAGTTCAGCGGGTCCAGCATAGCCTTCACCTCCCGCATCACGTCCAGCGCGTCCCCGTGTTCCGAACGCAGGTACGTCCGTTTGCGCAGCCCCACCCCATGCTCGCCCGTGCAGGTGCCGCCCACCGCGACCGCGTGCGCGGCGAGGGCGTGCAGGACGTGGTCAATCCGAGTCCAGGTGTCCACGTCGTCGGGATGGGCATGCATCAGCAGGTGAAGGTTACCGTCCCCGATATGGCCGACCAGGGGCGCGGTCAGGCCATGCTCTTCCAGCAATTCCTGAGCAACCGCTACTGTCCCCGCCAACGCTGAGAGGGGCACGCACACGTCCCCGATGCGGGTCGCGTGACCGGGCCAGGCCGCCCGCAGCGCGTCGTACACGCCATGACGGGCCGCCCACAGCTCGGACTGCGCCTCCGGGGTGCGGGCCTCGCCGACGGGGGTGCCGCCATGCAGGGAGGCCGCCTCCCGCAGCAGGGCGAGTTGCGCGTCCAAGTCGGCCCGGTCCCGGCCCGCAACCTCTGCCCAGAGGGTCGGGGCTTCCGGGTCGTGGCGGGCGCGGTGGCAGTTCACGGCGGCCACCGTCGCGGCGTCCACGAATTCCAGCCGCTCCGGGGTCAGGCCCAGGCCGCGCAGGGTCACGCTGGCGGTGACTGCCCCCTCCACGTCCCCGAAGGCGAGTTGCACGCTGGCGGTCGCGGGCGGCAGAGGGTGAAGCCTCAGGGTCAGCGAGGTGATGACCCCCAGCGTTCCCTCCGAGCCGATGAACAGCTGTTTCAAGGCGTAGCCGCTGCTGCTCTTGCGGGCGGCGCTGCCCAGCGTCAGCACCCGGCCGTCCGCCAGCGCCACCCGGAGGGCCGCGACGTTCTCGCGCATGCCGCCGTAGCGCACGGTGGTCGTGCCGCTCGCGTTGGTGGCGGCCATCCCCCCCAGCGAGGCGTCCGCGCCGGGGTCCACCGGGAAGAAGAGGCCGTGCGGGCGCAAGCGGCGGTTCAGAGCGAGGCGCCGCACCCCCGGTCCCACCGTGACGGTGAAGCCCACGGGGTCAGGCTCCCCGACCGCGTCCATCCCACTGAGGTCCAGTGAGATCGCGCCCGGCACGGGCAGCGCCGCCCCTTCCAGGCTGGTGCCCGCGCCCCAGGGGGTGACAGGGACGCGCCAGTCGCGGGCGACCGCCAGCGTCTCCAGCACGTCCCCTTCCGAGCGGGCATAGACCACCGCGCCGGGCACCCAGGTCAGCGGCGTGCCCTCGTCGCGGGCGTGGGCGCTCCGGTCACCGGGAACGAGGCTGACGCGCTCGCCCAGCCCGGTTCGCAGGGCGCCCTGCCAGCCGGTTACTTGATCATCTTCCACGTGCCGTTCACGACCTGCACCATCACGCGGCTGCGGGCGTCAAGGCCGAGGTGGTCGGTCGCGCTCATGTTGAAAATGCCGTGCGCCCCGATCACGTTGCGGGTGCCCTCGATGGCGTCACGCAGCGCCGAGCGGAACTGCGGAGTGCCGGGCTTGGCTTTTTTCAGGGCGGCCGGAATCGCCTTTTGCAGAATCAGGCCCGCGTCCCACATGTGCGCCCCGAAGGTGCTCACCGAGTTCTGGCCGAAGCGCCGCTCGTAGGCCTGGGTGTAGGCGAGGCCCACGCGCTGGGTGGGGTTGGTTGCGGGGAGCTGGTCGGCCACCAGCACGGGTCCGGCGGGGAGGATCGCGCCCTCCACGTCCTTGCCGCCCACCCGCAGGAAGTCGGCGTTGGCGACCCCGTGGGTCTGGTAGATCTTGCCCGCGTAGCCCCGGTCGTTCAGGGTCTTTTGCGGCAGCACGGCGGGCACCCCGGAGGCGCCGACGAGCACGGCGTCGGGCCGGGCGGCCACGATCTTGAGAATCTGGCCGGTGACGCTAGTATCGGCGCGGTTGTACTTCTCGACGGCGACCACCCGGATGTTGCGGGCCGCCGCCGCCCGCTGAAGCTCGGAGAGCCAGCCCTCGCCGTAAGCGTCGTTGAAGCCGATGTAGCCGACTGTCTTGATGCGGTTTTGCGCCATGTGCGCGACGATCGCGTTGGCCATGATCGCGTCCGTCTGCGGGGTCTTGAACACCCAGCGCCGCCGGGCGTCCACGGGCTTGATGATCGCCTCGGACGCGGCGAGGCTGATCATGGGCACCTTCGCCTCAGTCACCACGTCGATCATGGCGAGGCTGGCGGGCGTGGTCGTCGTGCCGATAATCACGTCCACCTTGTTGTCCTGAATCAGCTTGCGGGTCGCGGTCACAGCGGCAGTCGTGTCGGACGCGTCGTCGAGGACCGTGTAGGTCACCTTCTGCCCGCCGATGGTCTGGGGCAGCAGGGCGACCGTATTCTTCTCCGGAATCCCCAGGCTGGCCGCCGGGCCGGTCGAGGACACGACCACCCCCACCCGGAGCTGCGCGGCGGCAAAGGACGAGGCGAGCAGGGCGGCGGTCACGAACAGGCGGGCAGGGTGCAGGCGCTTCATGGGAAAACCTCCACGGCGAGGGAGCAGCCCGGCGGAACCGGGCAGGGAAGCTGCTTGAGGGTTGGTTGATGAAGCTTAGCAGAAGGCCGGGGGCCTAGTTCCCCGCCGAGGGAGCCTCCTCCCCCTCGGCTTCAAAGGCGAGGTACAGCCGGGCCAGCAGCGCAGGGTCACGCAGGGAGCCGCCCAGAGCCTCCTCCGCCCGGCGCAGGCGGTAACGCAGCGTATTCACATGCACGTGAAGCCGCGCGGCGAGGTCGGGCAGTGGCCCCGAGTGGCCCAGGTAGGCCCGCAGGGTAGCCTCGGTGCGGCCCCCGTCTTCCAGCGCGGCGAGCCGTGCCCGCACCTGTCCCCGCAGCGGCGCGAAGGAGCCGTCCGCGAGCAGGGCATACAGGGGGTCCATCGCGTGATAGGTCGTGTACCCCCGCGCCTGCCGGGTGGCGGCGAGGGCGTGCCGCGCTTCGCCCTCGGCGGTGCGGGCATGGCGCGGGCCGGGGTGAGGGGCACTGACGCCCAGCCGCACGTCCTGCGCGGTGCTGGCGAGCAGGGCCGTATGCAAGTCCCGCGCCTCGCGCCCTAGGTCGGCGGTCGGCCACAGCCACACCGCCCGGTCCCCCCGCACGGTGGAGTGCGCGGGCAGCCCGCGTTCCAGAAAGTATCCCTCCCCCACCGCCGCGAGCACGTCGAGGGCGTGGGCATGAGCAGCGCGGGCGGCCGAGCCGGGAGCGGGAGGCCGGGCGAAGGCCGCCACCGCCACCGCGACGGGCTCGGGGTCGGGGAGACTGGCCTCCGGCAGCGTGCCCGAGAGCAGGGCGTCGAGCGTCCTCTCCCCCACCCGGCGCCGCGCCGCGCCTGCCGCTGCCGCCTGAAGCCGTGCCAGCAGGGCATATTCCGCCGCCACCGGAACCAGGGCCGCCCACTCCGGCGGCACCGCCAGCGTGAGGCTGCCCACGTGACGCTCGCCGCTCGCGTCGCCGTAGCTCAGGCGACGGGTGACCTCCGGCCCGGCGGCTTCTCCTGCCGAGGCCACCACATCGCCCCAGCTCGCTCGGATCTCTGCCCGGCCCCCGGTCAGCCGCGCCAGCCGAGCGACGAGTTCGCGCTCGGGCTGCGGCCCGGCGACGGCTTCCCGCAATGAGGTCAGCAGCGCAGCCACGCCGGGCAACGCGAGGAGATCGGGCGAGGTGTCCCGCATTTGTTCCAACCTATAACGGGGTGGGGCCGGATTCACGCGCCGCACAAAGGAGGACACGGGGAGGTGGACCGTATGCTGAAAGGCACACCACCACGCTTCCTTTCCACGAACGGAGAACTCCCTTGAAATACGCCCGCTTTATCGCCGGGGGCCGGATGCTCAGCGGCCACCTCCACGACGGTCACCTGATTGACGCGGCAGGCGTCGCCCATGATCCCGACTCCGTCCAGTTCCGCCTGCCCGTGGACCCGCCCAAAGTGATCGCCCTCGCGCTGAACTACAACGACCACGCGGGTGAACTCGGTCTGACGCAACCCAGCGAGCCCGCCCTCTTCTGGAAGCCGAACACCACCCTGCTGCCGCACCGGGGCACGGTGATCTACCCGCGCGGCGCGGAGTTCATGCACTATGAGGTCGAACTCGGCGTCATTATCGGTCGGGACGCCCGCCGGGTGAAGGCGGGGGACGCCATGGACTACGTGGGCGGCTACACCATCGGCAACGACCTCGTGGTGCGCGACTACGTGACGAACACCTTCCGCCCGCCCCTGCGCGGCAAGGGCTGGGACACCTTCGGGCCGCTGGGGCCGTACTACGTGACCGCCAACGAGATCGCCGACCCGCACGACCTCGCGCTCACCGCCCACGTCAACGGCGAGCTGCGCCAGCAGGGTAGCACCCGCGACATGATTTTCTCGATTCCCGAACTGATCGAGCACATCAGCCGATTCATGACCCTCCAGAAGGACGATGTAATCCTGACGGGCACCCCGAAAGGCATCTCGCATGTCCACCCCGGCGACGTGATGCGGCTGGAGGTCGAGGGGCTGGGCGTGCTGGTAAACGGCATTCAGGAGGAGGACGACCTCGCCGAGCCGATCAAGGGCAAGGAAGCGAAGGAAGGGGAGTGGGACGGGCGGTGAAGCGCACGGACAGGCCAGCGAAGCGGAGGACAACGCTCATGCGGCGGGCGGAAGCTGCGGGCATGAGGCGGAGAACTCTGCTGACCCTGGGCCTCGCGCTCCCGGCCCTCGCCCTGGCCGCGCCGCAGCGGTACGAGATGCGCTCCTTCGTGAACGTGAACGGCACCGTGCGACCGGCTTTCGCGTGGTGCGACGCGCCGGGGCGGGTGCTGGCGGTGACGCGGCCTGCCAAAGGTGTCCAGACGACTCCGCAACCTGTCACGCTGTACCGCTGGCTCAAGCGCCCGCTTCCCGAGTCGGACGCGAGCAGGCTGACCGCGCCCTACCTCCTCGGACCGAGCGAGGGGGCGGCGGGAAGTGTGTACACCCGCCTCTCCCTCCCAGACGGCTCTGGGGCGGCTTCCAACTTCTTCATCCGCACCAGCAACGTCGAGAACGTCATCGACCCCGCCTACCGCATGACCCGCGTGAACGAATTCCGCACGCCGGAAGGCTCCTTTTCCTGCCGTTACCAGCCCCAGGCAGTATTCATGGGCGCGACGGCCAAGCGCACCGTGATCGTCTGGGACAACGGCAGGACGGCCACCTACGCCACACGGAACTTTGACGGGACGCCGGGGGTGTACGTGACGGGTGGGAAGGTCAGTTACGACGAACTGGGGCCGGAGTACATCTTTAACGGGGCCGATGGGTACAGCTACCTCGTCAGTTATCACGACTCTTCCGCGTTCGTGCAGACACGTAGAGCCGGAAAGACACTGCAAACCGAGCCTTTTCTCGCCTATTCCTACAGCCTCCCCGTCAAGGAGCAACCATGACCCAGACTGCCAGCACACCAAATCACGACCTCGCCCGCGAGTTGCGTGAAAGCCGACTTACCGGAGGCTTGAAACACTTCATCGGTGGCGAGTGGGTGGACTCGCAGAGTGGCGAGACCTTCCAGACCCACACGCCCACCGACAACTCCGCGCTGGCGACTGTGGCGAGCGGCGACGCCGCCGACATCGACCGGGCCGCCCGCGCCGCGCACGACGCCTTCCAGACGTGGCGCGAGGTGAGCGGAGCCGAGCGCCGCAAACTCCTGCACAGGGTCGCTGACCTGATCGAGAAGCGTTCGCAGGAAATCGCCGTGCTGGAGAGCGTGGACACCGGGCAGGCCATCCGCTTCATGAAGTCGGCGGCGGCACGCGGAGCGGAGAACTTCCGCTTCTACGCCGACCGCGCCCCCGGTGCAGGAGACGGCGAGAGCCTGCCCGCGCCCGGCTTCCTGAACTACTCCATCCGCCAGCCCATCGGCCCGGTCGGGGTCATCACGCCCTGGAACACGCCCTTCATGCTGAGCACCTGGAAGATCGCCCCGGCGCTGGCCGCAGGCTGCACGGTGGTCCACAAGCCCGCCGAGTGGAGCCCGGTCACGGCGACCCTGCTCGCCGAGATCATGGACGAGGCGGGGCTGCCGAAGGGGGTCCACAACCTTGTGCACGGCTTCGGCGAGAGCGCGGGCAAGGCGCTGACCGAGCATCCGCTGATCAAGGCGATTGCCTTCGTGGGCGAGACGGTCACGGGCAGCCACATCATGCGGCAGGGGGCCGACACCCTCAAGCGCGTGCACTTCGAGCTGGGCGGCAAGAATCCGGTCGTGGTCTTCGACGACGCGGACCTCGACAAGGCGCTTGACGCCGTGGTCTTCATGATCTACAGCCTGAACGGGGAACGCTGCACCTCCTCCAGCCGCGTGCTCATCCAGGAGGGCATCTACGACGAGTTCACGGCCCGGATTGCCGAGCGAGCGCGGAACATCCGGGTCGGCGACCCCCTCGACCCCGACACCGAGGTCGGGCCGCTGGTCCACCCCCGCCACTTCGAGAAGGTCCTGTCCTACTTCGACAAGGCCCGCGAGGAAGGGGCCACCATCGCGGCGGGCGGCGAGCGCGTGGGCGGCGAGGGGAATTACGTCTCCCCCACCCTGTTCACCGGGGCACGCAACGACATGCGGATCAGCCAGGAGGAAATCTTCGGCCCGGTCCTGACCGCCATCCCCTTCACCGACGAGGCGGACGCCCTGGCGCTCGCCAACGACGTGAAATACGGGCTGGCCGGGTATCTGTGGACGAACGACCTCACGCGGGCGCACCGATTCGCGCACGGGTTGGAGGCCGGGATGATCTGGGTGAACTCCGAGAACGTGCGGCATCTGCCCACGCCCTTCGGCGGCGTGAAAAACAGCGGCATCGGGCGCGACGGCGGCGACTATTCCTTCGAGTTCTACATGGAGACGAAGAACATCGCCATCTCGCTGGGGACGCACAAGACGGCGCAGCTCGGCGTGGGGCAACCGCCCGTGGTGCAGAAGGAGGTGGCGGAGGGGTGAGCGAGATAGAAGCTGTCTGGCGGCGCATAGAAGCGTGGTACGAGTTACACGGAACCTCACATCTTCTGAACTCTGGAGCCACTGATCAGGCCATCGCAGAAGCCGAAAAGCAGCTTGGGGTGAGCTTTCCAGCGGAACTGCAAGAGTCGCTGCGGCGGCATGACGGCTCAAACGTCATGGGATGGGCGAGCGGTGAGTTGCTGTCGCTGGAGCGTATCGCCAGCGAGCGCCGTATCTGGATGGAACTGCTCCAGGACGGTACCTTCGACGACAACGCTAAACACAACGCAGATTCCGAGGCAGTGCAGCCCGGGTGGTGGAACGCCGCCTGGATTCCGCTGGACGCTGATGGCGGAGGCAACGGCGCGGTTATTGACATGGCTCCGGGACCGGAAGGAACGGCAGGCCAAATCATCGACATGGACCATGAAGTCGGCCCCAATGGACCTCAGTATCAGTCGCTCACCGAGTATCTGGAAGCGGTGGCCGATGGCTTGGAAGCTGAGCGGTTCGTTGTCTATGACGGCGCGGTCGTGTCTATTGATGAAATGGAGGAGGGTTCATGACGCCCCACACCGTCCTCCTCACCGGGGCCGCCGGGCAGGTCGGCTCAGCCTTGCGCGAGGGCCTGCGCGGGCGCTTCCCGGTCCTGCGCCTGACCGACACCCGCGACCTGGGGGAGGCGCAGGAAGGCGAGGAGATCGTCCCCGCCGACCTCACCAACTTTGGCGAGGTTCGCGCCGCGATGGAGGACGTGGACGCCGTGATTCACCTCGGCGGCATCGCGGACGAGCACACCTATGAGCGCATCCGGGACGTCAACATGGACGGGACCTACCACGTCCTCGAAGCGGCGCGGCAATCGGGTGTGCGGCGGGTGGCGTTTGCTTCCTCCATCCACGCGGTCGGCTTCTATCCCCGCTCGGAGAAGATTGGGCCGGACGTGCCCGTGCGCCCGGACACCTACTACGGGGTCAGCAAGGTGTTCGGGGAGGCGCTGGGCCGCATGTATTTCGAGCGGTACGGCATCGAGTTCGTCGGCGTCCGCATCTGCTCGTTTCAGCCGAAGCCGAAAGATGCCCGGCACCTCTCGACCTGGCTTAGCCCCAGGGATGCGGTGCAGCTCTTTGAACGCGCCGTCACCACGCCCGATCTCGGCTTTCTGATCGTTGCGGGCATCAGCGGCAACACCCGGCGCTGGATGACCCCGGAAGGCTGGGACGTGCTGGGCTACGTGCCCCAGGACGACGCCGAAGCCTACGCCGCCGAGGTCGAGCACATTCGCGGTGACCCTGCGGACATCACCGAGCAGCGGCAGGGCGGGATTTTCGTGGACTCGGAGTATAGGGGGCTGGCGGGGAAGGAGGGCATGGGGCGATGAAGGTCACTGGGTGGCCCCCTCACCCCAGCCCTCTCCCGCGGGGGGAGAGGGGGCTAAAGCGCTCCAGCAATTCGCTCCAGCACACCGTCCAGGTTGTCGCGGACTTCGTTGTTCCAGAAACGGAGGACGCGGAAGCCGCGTGCTCGCAGGTCAGCATCGCGCACGGCGTCATAGGCGCTGTTCGTGTGCTGACTGCCATCCAGTTCGACGATCAGCTTGTGCTCGAGGCACGCGAAGTCAGCGAAGTAGAACCCCAGCGGTTGCTGCCTGCGGAATACGGCCCCAAGCTGGCGGTTTCGCAACCGGCTCCACAGCAACCGCTCTTCGGGCGTGCTGCGTCGCCTCAACTCCCGCGCCCTACTCTTCGTCACATCTCGCGGAAACCGGTCCACGCCCAAGCCTACCTGCTCCCTCTCCCCTTGCGGGAGAGGGCTGGGGTGAGGGGTGTCGAGCAACGCTCGACCAGCAAGGAGGTTTAATCTCATGGCAGCCATCACCGGACAGCAGTTCCTCGACCGCCTGCGGCAGAATCCGCCCACCCTCTACATCGACGGGGCGCGGGTCGAGGATCCCACCACCCACCCGGCGACCCGCAACATGGCGCACTCGCTCGCGGGCCTATACGACCTCCAGCACCAGCCGGAGCTGCGCGAGCAGCTCACCTACGAGGAGAACGGCGAACGCCACCCGATGAGCCTGATGGTGCCGCGCACCAAGGAAGACCTCGCCCGCATCGGGGAGGCGCACCGCATCCGCGCGAACTACTCGCTGGGCTTCCTGGGCCGCGCTCCCGATTACATGAACGCCAACGTGATGGCGGCGGGCATGGGGGCCGACTACTTCGCCCGCTGCGAGGTGGAGGGCGACCACAAGCCCGACTTTGCGGGCAACATGCGACGCTACTACGAGTACGTGCGCGACCATGACCTGTGCCTCACGCACGCGCTGACCAACCCGCAGGTCAACCGCGCGAAGATGGCCTCCGAGATGCCCGACCCCTATATCGCCCTGGGGATCGTGGAGGAGCGTGAGGACGGCGTGGTCATGCGCGGCGCCCGCATGATGGCGACCCTGCCCATCGCGGACGAGATTCTGGTGTTCCCGTCCACCGTCCTCAAGGAGAACGCCGACAAGAGCCGCTACGCGATGGGCTTCGCCGTGCCGACGAACGCGCCCGGCCTGAGCTTCCAGTGCCGCGAGCCCTTCGACGTGGGCCGCGACCCCGAGGACCATCCGCTGGGCAGCCGCTTCGACGAGCAGGACGCCTTCGTGATCTTTGACGACGTGCTCGTGCCCTGGGAGCGCGTGTTCCTGCTGTATGACGTGGAGCTGGCGAACAAGGCCTACGCGGGTACCGACGCCGTGCTGCACATGGCCTATCAGGTCGTGAACCTGAAGGTCGCCAAGACTGAGGCGTTCCTGGGCACCGCGCAGAGCATCGTGAACGCCATCGGCTCCGGGCAGTTCCAGCACGTGCAGAGCAAGGTCGCCGAGATCATCGTGATGCTGGAGATCATGA is a window of Deinococcus terrestris DNA encoding:
- a CDS encoding fumarylacetoacetate hydrolase family protein, whose product is MKYARFIAGGRMLSGHLHDGHLIDAAGVAHDPDSVQFRLPVDPPKVIALALNYNDHAGELGLTQPSEPALFWKPNTTLLPHRGTVIYPRGAEFMHYEVELGVIIGRDARRVKAGDAMDYVGGYTIGNDLVVRDYVTNTFRPPLRGKGWDTFGPLGPYYVTANEIADPHDLALTAHVNGELRQQGSTRDMIFSIPELIEHISRFMTLQKDDVILTGTPKGISHVHPGDVMRLEVEGLGVLVNGIQEEDDLAEPIKGKEAKEGEWDGR
- the hpaE gene encoding 5-carboxymethyl-2-hydroxymuconate semialdehyde dehydrogenase, translating into MTQTASTPNHDLARELRESRLTGGLKHFIGGEWVDSQSGETFQTHTPTDNSALATVASGDAADIDRAARAAHDAFQTWREVSGAERRKLLHRVADLIEKRSQEIAVLESVDTGQAIRFMKSAAARGAENFRFYADRAPGAGDGESLPAPGFLNYSIRQPIGPVGVITPWNTPFMLSTWKIAPALAAGCTVVHKPAEWSPVTATLLAEIMDEAGLPKGVHNLVHGFGESAGKALTEHPLIKAIAFVGETVTGSHIMRQGADTLKRVHFELGGKNPVVVFDDADLDKALDAVVFMIYSLNGERCTSSSRVLIQEGIYDEFTARIAERARNIRVGDPLDPDTEVGPLVHPRHFEKVLSYFDKAREEGATIAAGGERVGGEGNYVSPTLFTGARNDMRISQEEIFGPVLTAIPFTDEADALALANDVKYGLAGYLWTNDLTRAHRFAHGLEAGMIWVNSENVRHLPTPFGGVKNSGIGRDGGDYSFEFYMETKNIAISLGTHKTAQLGVGQPPVVQKEVAEG
- a CDS encoding NAD-dependent epimerase/dehydratase family protein, with translation MTPHTVLLTGAAGQVGSALREGLRGRFPVLRLTDTRDLGEAQEGEEIVPADLTNFGEVRAAMEDVDAVIHLGGIADEHTYERIRDVNMDGTYHVLEAARQSGVRRVAFASSIHAVGFYPRSEKIGPDVPVRPDTYYGVSKVFGEALGRMYFERYGIEFVGVRICSFQPKPKDARHLSTWLSPRDAVQLFERAVTTPDLGFLIVAGISGNTRRWMTPEGWDVLGYVPQDDAEAYAAEVEHIRGDPADITEQRQGGIFVDSEYRGLAGKEGMGR
- a CDS encoding PucR family transcriptional regulator, with translation MRDTSPDLLALPGVAALLTSLREAVAGPQPERELVARLARLTGGRAEIRASWGDVVASAGEAAGPEVTRRLSYGDASGERHVGSLTLAVPPEWAALVPVAAEYALLARLQAAAAGAARRRVGERTLDALLSGTLPEASLPDPEPVAVAVAAFARPPAPGSAARAAHAHALDVLAAVGEGYFLERGLPAHSTVRGDRAVWLWPTADLGREARDLHTALLASTAQDVRLGVSAPHPGPRHARTAEGEARHALAATRQARGYTTYHAMDPLYALLADGSFAPLRGQVRARLAALEDGGRTEATLRAYLGHSGPLPDLAARLHVHVNTLRYRLRRAEEALGGSLRDPALLARLYLAFEAEGEEAPSAGN
- a CDS encoding SMI1/KNR4 family protein, whose amino-acid sequence is MSEIEAVWRRIEAWYELHGTSHLLNSGATDQAIAEAEKQLGVSFPAELQESLRRHDGSNVMGWASGELLSLERIASERRIWMELLQDGTFDDNAKHNADSEAVQPGWWNAAWIPLDADGGGNGAVIDMAPGPEGTAGQIIDMDHEVGPNGPQYQSLTEYLEAVADGLEAERFVVYDGAVVSIDEMEEGS
- a CDS encoding ABC transporter substrate-binding protein is translated as MKRLHPARLFVTAALLASSFAAAQLRVGVVVSSTGPAASLGIPEKNTVALLPQTIGGQKVTYTVLDDASDTTAAVTATRKLIQDNKVDVIIGTTTTPASLAMIDVVTEAKVPMISLAASEAIIKPVDARRRWVFKTPQTDAIMANAIVAHMAQNRIKTVGYIGFNDAYGEGWLSELQRAAAARNIRVVAVEKYNRADTSVTGQILKIVAARPDAVLVGASGVPAVLPQKTLNDRGYAGKIYQTHGVANADFLRVGGKDVEGAILPAGPVLVADQLPATNPTQRVGLAYTQAYERRFGQNSVSTFGAHMWDAGLILQKAIPAALKKAKPGTPQFRSALRDAIEGTRNVIGAHGIFNMSATDHLGLDARSRVMVQVVNGTWKMIK